Proteins from a single region of Streptomyces spinoverrucosus:
- a CDS encoding TIGR03084 family metal-binding protein — protein sequence MADPTPVFDDLRAESDELDRLVADLEPERWTLPTPAPRWTVAHQIAHLAWTDRSALLAVTDADAFRTLVEKALAAPDAFVDEGAEEGARLAPGELLATWREGRTALDTALRAAPPGARFPWYGPPMSAASMATGRIMETWAHGQDVADALGVVRPPTDRLKHVVRIGVRARDFAFGVHGLSAPGEEFRVELVSPSGELWVYGPDTAAQRVTGPALDFALLVTQRAHRDDLAVRAEGPDADRWLDIAQAFAGPPGSGRPPKEDAR from the coding sequence ATGGCCGACCCGACGCCCGTCTTCGACGACCTGCGTGCGGAGAGCGACGAACTCGACCGGCTCGTCGCCGACTTGGAACCGGAGCGCTGGACGCTGCCGACCCCCGCGCCCCGCTGGACCGTCGCCCACCAGATCGCCCACCTCGCCTGGACCGACCGCTCCGCCCTCCTCGCCGTCACCGACGCCGACGCGTTCCGGACGCTGGTCGAGAAGGCCCTCGCCGCGCCGGACGCCTTCGTCGACGAGGGCGCCGAGGAGGGCGCCCGGCTCGCGCCCGGTGAGCTGCTGGCGACGTGGCGGGAGGGACGTACCGCCCTCGACACGGCGCTGCGCGCGGCCCCGCCCGGCGCGCGTTTCCCCTGGTACGGCCCGCCCATGTCCGCCGCATCCATGGCCACCGGCCGGATCATGGAGACCTGGGCCCACGGTCAGGACGTCGCCGACGCCCTGGGTGTGGTCCGCCCACCCACCGACCGGCTGAAGCATGTGGTCCGCATCGGGGTTCGCGCCCGTGACTTCGCCTTCGGTGTGCACGGTCTGTCGGCGCCGGGGGAGGAGTTTCGGGTCGAACTGGTCAGTCCCTCCGGTGAGTTGTGGGTCTACGGCCCCGACACCGCCGCCCAGCGCGTCACCGGACCCGCCCTCGACTTCGCCCTCCTGGTCACCCAACGCGCCCACCGCGACGACCTCGCCGTACGTGCCGAGGGCCCCGACGCCGACCGCTGGCTGGACATCGCCCAGGCCTTCGCGGGCCCACCCGGCAGTGGCCGCCCGCCGAAGGAGGACGCCCGGTGA
- a CDS encoding acyclic terpene utilization AtuA family protein translates to MTLRIGNASGFYGDRFDAMREMLTGGELDVLTGDYLAELTMLILARDRLKDPTAGYARTFLRQLEECLGLAHDRGVRVVTNAGGLNPAGLADAVRKLADRLGIPVRVAHVEGDDLTADHPGSLAAHAYLGGFGIAECLRAGADVVVTGRVTDAALVTGPAAAHFGWQPGEYDRLAGAVVAGHVLECGAQATGGNYAFFGEGGATRPGFPLAEIHPDGTSVITKHPGTGGFVDVGTVTAQLLYETAGARYLGPDVTARLDTVRLTQEAPDRVRIEGVRGEAPPPTLKVGLNRLGGFRNEVTFVLTGLDIDAKATLVRRQMADALAKSPPVDVRWDLVRTDRPDADTEETASALLRLVVRDPDQEKVGRTLSAAAVELALASYPGFHVLAPPGKGTPYGVFEDVYVPHGDVPHMAVLHDGRRIPVPAPHDTLVLEPVDEPPLPAPPPPGSTRRAPLGLVAGARSGDKGGDANVGVWARTDDAWRWLAHELTADRFRQLIPEARDLPVTRHVLPNLRALNFVVEGILGEGVAAQARFDPQAKALGEWLRSRHLDIPEALL, encoded by the coding sequence GTGACGCTGCGCATCGGCAACGCCTCCGGCTTCTACGGCGACCGCTTCGACGCTATGCGCGAGATGCTCACCGGCGGCGAGCTCGACGTCCTCACCGGCGACTACCTCGCCGAGCTGACCATGCTCATCCTGGCCCGCGACCGCCTGAAGGACCCCACCGCCGGTTACGCCCGCACCTTCCTGCGCCAGCTGGAGGAGTGCCTCGGCCTCGCCCACGACCGGGGCGTCCGCGTCGTCACCAACGCCGGCGGCCTCAACCCGGCCGGACTCGCCGACGCCGTACGGAAGTTGGCCGACCGCCTCGGCATACCCGTACGGGTCGCGCACGTCGAGGGCGACGACCTCACCGCCGACCACCCCGGCAGCCTCGCCGCCCACGCCTACCTCGGGGGCTTCGGTATCGCCGAGTGCCTGCGCGCGGGCGCCGACGTGGTCGTCACCGGGCGGGTCACCGACGCCGCCCTGGTCACCGGCCCCGCCGCCGCGCACTTCGGCTGGCAGCCGGGGGAGTACGACCGGCTCGCGGGCGCCGTCGTCGCCGGTCATGTGCTGGAGTGCGGGGCGCAGGCGACCGGCGGCAACTACGCCTTCTTCGGCGAAGGAGGCGCCACCCGGCCCGGCTTCCCCCTCGCCGAGATCCACCCCGACGGCACCTCCGTCATCACCAAACACCCCGGCACCGGCGGTTTCGTCGACGTCGGCACGGTCACCGCGCAGCTCCTCTACGAGACCGCCGGCGCCCGCTACCTGGGCCCCGACGTCACCGCCCGCCTCGACACCGTCCGCCTCACCCAGGAGGCCCCCGACCGCGTCCGCATCGAGGGCGTCCGGGGCGAGGCCCCGCCCCCGACCCTCAAGGTCGGCCTCAACCGCCTCGGCGGCTTCCGCAACGAGGTCACCTTCGTCCTCACCGGCCTCGACATCGACGCCAAGGCCACCCTCGTACGGCGCCAAATGGCGGACGCCCTCGCCAAGTCGCCGCCCGTCGACGTCCGTTGGGACCTCGTCCGCACCGACCGCCCCGACGCCGACACCGAGGAGACGGCCAGCGCCCTGCTCCGGCTCGTCGTACGCGACCCCGACCAGGAGAAGGTCGGCCGCACTCTCAGCGCGGCCGCCGTCGAACTGGCGCTCGCCAGCTACCCCGGCTTCCATGTGCTCGCACCACCCGGAAAGGGCACCCCGTATGGGGTCTTCGAGGATGTGTACGTCCCCCATGGCGACGTCCCACATATGGCCGTCCTCCACGACGGACGCCGTATCCCTGTGCCCGCGCCCCACGACACCCTCGTACTCGAACCCGTTGACGAACCGCCCCTGCCCGCGCCACCCCCGCCCGGATCCACCCGCCGCGCCCCCCTCGGCCTCGTCGCCGGAGCCCGCAGCGGCGACAAGGGCGGCGACGCCAACGTCGGCGTGTGGGCGCGGACCGACGACGCCTGGCGCTGGCTCGCCCACGAGCTGACCGCCGACCGCTTCCGGCAGTTGATCCCCGAGGCCCGCGACCTGCCCGTCACCCGCCACGTCCTGCCCAACCTCCGCGCCCTCAACTTCGTCGTCGAGGGCATCCTCGGCGAGGGCGTCGCCGCGCAGGCCCGCTTCGACCCGCAGGCCAAGGCCCTCGGCGAATGGCTGCGCTCCCGCCACCTGGACATCCCGGAGGCCCTGCTGTGA
- a CDS encoding acyl-CoA carboxylase subunit beta has product MTVLTSALDTTSPDYRAARDEMLAKLAELDAEHAKALAGGGTKYVERHRARGKLLARERIELLLDPDTPFLELSPLAAWGSDYTVGASLVTGIGVVEGVECLITANDPTVRGGASNPWSLKKALRANDIALANRLPCISLVESGGADLPSQKEIFIPGGAIFRDLTRLSAAGIPTVAVVFGNSTAGGAYIPGMSDHVIMVKERAKVFLGGPPLVKMATGEESDDESLGGADMHARVSGLADYFAVDERDALRQARRVVARLNHRKAYEDPGPAQPPKYDQDDLLGIVPGDLKMPFDPREVIARIVDASDFDEFKPLYGTSLATGWATLHGYPVGILANAQGVLFSAESQKAAQFIQLANQRDIPLLFLHNTTGYMVGREYEQGGIIKHGAMMINAVSNSKVPHLSVLMGASYGAGHYGMCGRAYDPRFLFAWPSAKSAVMGPQQLAGVLSIVARQSAAAKGQPYDEEADAALRAMVEQQIESESLPMFLSGRLYDDGVIDPRDTRTVLGLCLSAIHTAPYEGVRGGFGVFRM; this is encoded by the coding sequence GTGACCGTCCTGACGTCCGCCCTGGACACCACGAGCCCCGACTACCGGGCGGCCCGCGACGAGATGCTCGCCAAGCTCGCCGAACTGGACGCCGAGCACGCCAAGGCCCTCGCGGGCGGCGGCACGAAGTACGTCGAACGGCACCGGGCGCGCGGCAAGCTCCTCGCCCGCGAGCGCATCGAGCTGCTCCTCGACCCCGACACGCCCTTCCTGGAGCTGTCCCCGCTGGCCGCGTGGGGCAGCGACTACACCGTCGGCGCCTCACTCGTCACCGGCATCGGGGTCGTCGAGGGCGTCGAGTGCCTGATCACCGCCAACGACCCCACCGTCCGGGGCGGCGCGAGCAACCCGTGGAGCCTGAAGAAGGCCCTGCGCGCCAACGACATCGCCCTCGCCAACCGCCTGCCCTGCATCAGCCTGGTCGAGTCCGGCGGCGCCGACCTGCCCTCCCAGAAGGAGATCTTCATCCCCGGCGGGGCCATCTTCCGGGACCTCACGCGGTTGTCGGCGGCCGGAATCCCGACCGTCGCCGTCGTCTTCGGGAACTCCACGGCCGGTGGCGCGTACATCCCCGGCATGTCCGACCACGTGATCATGGTCAAGGAACGCGCGAAGGTGTTCCTCGGCGGCCCGCCCCTGGTGAAGATGGCCACCGGCGAGGAGAGCGACGACGAGTCCCTGGGCGGCGCCGACATGCACGCGCGCGTGTCCGGCCTCGCCGACTACTTCGCCGTCGACGAGCGGGACGCCCTCCGCCAGGCACGGCGCGTGGTGGCCCGCCTCAACCACCGCAAGGCGTACGAGGATCCAGGCCCCGCCCAGCCCCCCAAGTACGACCAGGACGACCTGCTGGGCATTGTCCCTGGCGACCTGAAAATGCCCTTCGACCCGCGCGAGGTCATCGCCCGGATCGTCGACGCCTCCGACTTCGACGAGTTCAAACCGCTGTACGGGACCAGCCTGGCGACCGGCTGGGCGACCCTGCACGGCTACCCGGTCGGCATCCTGGCCAATGCCCAAGGGGTGCTGTTCAGCGCGGAATCGCAGAAGGCGGCCCAGTTCATCCAGCTCGCCAACCAGCGCGACATCCCGCTGCTGTTCCTGCACAACACCACCGGTTACATGGTGGGCCGGGAGTACGAGCAGGGCGGCATCATCAAACACGGCGCGATGATGATCAACGCGGTCAGCAACTCGAAGGTGCCCCACCTGTCCGTGCTGATGGGCGCCTCCTACGGAGCCGGGCACTACGGCATGTGCGGCCGCGCCTACGACCCCCGTTTCCTCTTCGCCTGGCCCAGCGCCAAGTCCGCCGTCATGGGCCCGCAGCAGCTCGCGGGCGTGCTGTCCATCGTCGCCCGCCAGTCCGCCGCCGCGAAGGGACAGCCGTACGACGAGGAGGCGGACGCCGCCCTGCGCGCGATGGTCGAGCAGCAGATCGAGTCCGAGTCGCTGCCGATGTTCCTGTCCGGGCGGCTCTACGACGACGGCGTCATCGACCCGCGCGACACCCGGACCGTCCTCGGCCTGTGCCTGTCCGCCATCCACACCGCCCCCTACGAGGGCGTGCGCGGTGGCTTCGGCGTCTTCCGGATGTGA
- a CDS encoding acetyl/propionyl/methylcrotonyl-CoA carboxylase subunit alpha, with protein MISSLLVANRGEIACRIFRTCRELGIRTVAVHSDADANALHARVADAAVRLPGAAPAETYLRGDLIVRAALASGADAVHPGYGFLSENADFARAVLDAGLLWIGPPPEAIEAMASKTRAKELLGLAPLHDVTEADLPVLVKAAAGGGGRGMRIVRRLEDLDAELAAARSEALGAFGDDEVFVEPYIEDGRHVEVQILADTHGTVWALGTRDCSLQRRHQKVVEEAPAPGLKLELTESLHEMAVRAARAVGYVGAGTVEFLVADDKAHFLEMNTRLQVEHPVTEAVFDIDLVALQLRVAEGHTLEPDPPRARGHAIEARLYAEDPAQDWAPQTGTLHRLDAPEGIRLDTGYTGGDEIGVHYDPMLAKLIAHAPTRAEAIRKLAGALERTTLHGPTTNRDLLIRSLRHKEFTTARMDTGFYSRHLHELTEPTPDPHAPLAAALSDAHTRSRFGAWRNVPSQPQTKRYTMAGEEHEAHYWHTREGLTAEGVHVVHADAGLVVLEVDGVTRKFAVARYGDDVYVNATRLTTLPRFPDPTTQHAPGSLLAPMPGTVVRVAEGLAAGAPVRAGEPLVWLEAMKMQHKISAPVTGTLTALHATPGQQVTVGMLLAVVQET; from the coding sequence TTGATTTCGAGCCTGCTGGTCGCCAACCGGGGCGAGATCGCCTGCCGGATCTTCCGCACCTGCCGTGAGTTGGGAATCCGAACGGTCGCCGTGCACTCGGACGCCGACGCGAACGCCCTCCACGCGCGCGTGGCCGACGCCGCGGTACGGCTGCCGGGAGCGGCGCCCGCCGAGACGTATCTGCGCGGCGACCTGATCGTCAGGGCCGCGCTCGCGTCCGGCGCCGACGCGGTACACCCCGGCTACGGCTTCCTCTCCGAGAACGCCGACTTCGCGCGCGCGGTCCTCGACGCGGGACTGCTCTGGATCGGCCCGCCCCCGGAGGCCATCGAGGCGATGGCGTCCAAGACGCGCGCGAAGGAGCTGCTGGGCCTGGCGCCCCTCCACGACGTCACCGAGGCCGACCTGCCGGTGCTGGTGAAGGCGGCAGCGGGCGGCGGCGGACGCGGCATGCGGATCGTACGGCGCCTGGAAGACCTGGACGCCGAACTCGCGGCCGCCCGCTCGGAGGCGCTCGGTGCCTTCGGCGACGACGAGGTGTTCGTCGAGCCGTACATCGAGGACGGCAGACACGTCGAGGTGCAGATCCTCGCCGACACCCACGGCACGGTGTGGGCGCTCGGCACCCGGGACTGCTCCCTCCAGCGCCGCCACCAGAAGGTCGTCGAGGAGGCCCCGGCACCGGGTTTGAAACTCGAACTCACCGAGTCCCTCCACGAAATGGCGGTACGAGCCGCCCGCGCCGTCGGCTACGTCGGCGCCGGCACGGTCGAGTTCCTGGTCGCCGACGACAAGGCCCACTTCCTGGAGATGAACACCCGCCTCCAGGTCGAACACCCCGTCACGGAAGCCGTCTTCGACATCGACCTGGTGGCCCTCCAACTCCGCGTCGCCGAGGGCCACACCCTGGAACCCGACCCCCCACGCGCGCGGGGTCACGCCATAGAGGCCCGCCTCTACGCCGAGGACCCCGCCCAGGACTGGGCGCCCCAGACCGGCACCCTGCACCGCCTCGACGCCCCCGAAGGCATCCGCCTGGACACGGGCTACACCGGCGGCGACGAGATCGGCGTCCACTACGACCCCATGCTCGCCAAGCTCATCGCCCACGCCCCCACGCGCGCGGAGGCCATCCGCAAACTGGCCGGAGCCCTGGAACGCACCACGCTCCACGGCCCCACCACCAACCGCGACCTGCTGATCCGCTCCCTGCGGCACAAGGAGTTCACGACGGCCCGCATGGACACGGGCTTCTACTCCCGCCACCTCCACGAACTCACCGAACCCACCCCCGACCCCCACGCGCCCCTGGCCGCCGCCCTCTCCGACGCCCACACCCGCAGCCGCTTCGGCGCCTGGCGCAACGTCCCCTCCCAGCCCCAGACCAAGCGCTACACGATGGCGGGCGAGGAACACGAGGCCCACTACTGGCACACCCGCGAGGGCCTCACGGCGGAGGGCGTCCACGTCGTACACGCCGACGCCGGTCTGGTCGTACTCGAAGTGGACGGAGTGACAAGGAAGTTCGCGGTGGCGAGATACGGCGACGACGTCTACGTCAACGCCACCCGCCTCACCACCCTCCCCCGCTTCCCCGACCCGACCACCCAGCACGCCCCTGGCTCCCTGCTGGCCCCCATGCCGGGCACGGTGGTCCGCGTGGCGGAGGGCTTGGCCGCAGGAGCGCCTGTGAGGGCCGGAGAGCCCCTCGTATGGCTGGAGGCGATGAAGATGCAGCACAAGATCTCCGCCCCCGTCACAGGCACCCTCACGGCCCTGCACGCCACACCTGGCCAACAGGTCACGGTCGGCATGCTCCTGGCGGTAGTGCAAGAGACCTAG
- a CDS encoding acyl-CoA dehydrogenase family protein has translation MTPTIESEEHKALRSAVAALGKRHGRTYNREDLWSEAGKLGYLGVNLPEEHGGGGGGITELSIVLEELGAAGCPLLMLVVSPAICGTVIARFGTQAQKQHWLPGIADGTRTMAFGITEPDAGSNSHRITTTARKDGPDWLLTGRKVFISGVDIADATLIVGRTEDARTGRLKPCLFIVPRDADGFTRRPIDMELNAAEKQFELVLDDVRLPADALVGDEDAGLLQLFAGLNPERIMTAAFAIGLGRYALAQAIAYARDRTVWNTPIGAHQAIAHPLAQAHIDLELARLMMQKAAHLYDAGDDVGAGEAANMAKYAAGEACVKAVDQAVHTLGGNGLTREFGLASLITAARVSRIAPVSREMILNYVSHQTLGLPKSY, from the coding sequence ATGACCCCCACGATCGAATCCGAAGAACACAAGGCCCTGCGGTCCGCAGTGGCCGCCCTCGGCAAACGCCACGGCCGCACCTACAACCGCGAAGACCTCTGGTCCGAGGCAGGCAAACTCGGCTACCTCGGCGTCAACCTCCCCGAGGAACACGGAGGCGGAGGCGGCGGCATCACAGAACTCTCCATAGTCCTCGAAGAACTCGGCGCGGCCGGCTGCCCCCTCCTCATGCTGGTCGTCTCCCCGGCCATCTGCGGCACAGTGATCGCCCGCTTCGGCACACAGGCCCAGAAACAACACTGGCTCCCCGGCATCGCCGACGGCACGCGCACCATGGCCTTCGGCATCACCGAACCCGACGCCGGCTCCAACAGCCACCGCATCACCACCACGGCACGAAAAGACGGCCCCGACTGGCTCCTCACCGGCCGCAAGGTCTTCATCTCCGGCGTCGACATCGCGGACGCGACCCTGATCGTGGGCCGCACCGAGGACGCCCGCACCGGCCGCCTCAAGCCCTGCCTGTTCATCGTCCCGCGCGACGCCGACGGCTTCACCCGCCGCCCCATCGACATGGAACTGAACGCGGCGGAGAAGCAGTTCGAGCTGGTCCTGGACGACGTACGGCTGCCCGCCGACGCACTCGTCGGCGACGAGGACGCCGGCCTGCTGCAACTCTTCGCCGGCCTCAACCCCGAGCGCATCATGACGGCCGCGTTCGCGATCGGCCTGGGCCGGTACGCGCTCGCGCAAGCGATTGCGTACGCGCGCGACCGCACCGTCTGGAACACCCCCATCGGCGCCCACCAGGCCATCGCCCACCCCCTCGCCCAGGCGCACATCGACCTCGAACTCGCCCGCCTGATGATGCAGAAGGCGGCGCACCTGTACGACGCGGGGGACGACGTCGGCGCGGGGGAGGCGGCCAACATGGCCAAGTACGCGGCCGGGGAGGCCTGTGTGAAGGCCGTCGACCAGGCCGTGCACACCCTCGGCGGCAACGGCCTCACCCGCGAATTCGGGCTCGCCTCGTTGATAACGGCCGCGCGCGTGTCTCGTATTGCTCCGGTGAGCAGGGAGATGATTCTCAACTACGTCTCCCACCAGACCCTCGGTCTGCCGAAGTCGTACTGA
- a CDS encoding 4-coumarate--CoA ligase family protein: MFRSEYADVPAVELPIHEAVLGRAAEFGEAPALIDGTDGTTLTYEQLDRFHRRVAAALAETGVRKGDVLALHSPNTIAFPTAFYAATRAGAAVTTVHPLATAEEFAKQLHDSAARWIVTVSPLLDTARRAAELAGGVKEIFVCDSAPGHRSLIDMLASTAPEPQVAIDPVADVAALPYSSGTTGTPKGVMLTHRQIATNLAQLEPAVSAGPGDRILAVLPFFHIYGLTALMNAPLRVGATVVVLPRFDLEQFLAAIQNHRITGLYVAPPIVLALAKHPAVAQYDLSSLKYVISAAAPLDANLAAACSRRLNLPPVGQAYGMTELSPGTHVVPLDAMADAPPGTVGRLIAGTEMRIVSLDDPGKDLDAGEAGEILIRGPQVMKGYLGRPDDTAAMIDADGWLHTGDVGYVDADGWLFVVDRVKELIKYKGFQVAPAELEALLLTHPGIADAAVIGVYNEDGNEVPRAYVVRQRTAPDLTENEVMMHVAERVAPYKRVRQVTFIDGVPRAASGKILRRQLREGA; the protein is encoded by the coding sequence GTGTTCCGCAGCGAGTACGCAGACGTCCCGGCCGTAGAACTCCCCATCCACGAGGCCGTACTGGGCCGCGCCGCCGAGTTCGGTGAGGCACCCGCGCTCATCGACGGCACGGACGGCACCACCCTCACCTACGAGCAACTCGACCGCTTCCACCGGCGCGTCGCCGCCGCCCTGGCCGAGACCGGCGTCCGCAAGGGCGACGTCCTCGCCCTGCACAGCCCGAACACGATCGCCTTCCCCACGGCGTTCTACGCCGCCACGCGCGCGGGTGCCGCGGTCACCACCGTGCACCCGCTCGCCACGGCCGAGGAGTTCGCCAAGCAGCTGCACGACTCGGCCGCCCGCTGGATCGTCACCGTCTCACCCCTGCTGGACACCGCCCGCAGGGCCGCCGAACTCGCGGGCGGCGTCAAGGAGATCTTCGTCTGCGACAGCGCCCCCGGCCACCGCTCGCTGATCGACATGCTGGCCTCCACGGCCCCCGAACCGCAGGTCGCCATCGACCCCGTGGCGGACGTGGCGGCCCTGCCGTACTCCTCCGGCACCACCGGCACCCCCAAGGGCGTGATGCTCACCCACCGGCAGATCGCCACCAACCTCGCCCAGCTCGAACCGGCGGTCTCCGCGGGCCCCGGCGACCGCATCCTGGCCGTTTTGCCCTTTTTTCACATCTACGGCCTCACCGCCCTGATGAACGCGCCCCTGAGGGTGGGCGCCACGGTCGTCGTACTGCCCCGCTTCGACCTGGAGCAGTTCCTCGCCGCCATCCAGAACCACCGCATCACCGGCCTGTACGTCGCCCCGCCGATCGTCCTCGCCCTCGCCAAACACCCGGCGGTCGCCCAGTACGACCTGTCGTCCCTGAAGTACGTCATCAGCGCCGCCGCCCCCCTGGACGCGAACCTCGCCGCCGCCTGCTCCCGCCGCCTGAACCTGCCGCCGGTCGGCCAGGCGTACGGCATGACGGAACTGTCCCCGGGCACCCACGTCGTGCCCCTGGACGCCATGGCGGACGCCCCGCCCGGCACCGTCGGCCGGCTCATCGCCGGCACCGAGATGCGGATCGTCTCCCTCGACGACCCCGGCAAGGACCTCGACGCCGGCGAGGCCGGCGAGATCCTCATCCGCGGCCCCCAGGTCATGAAGGGCTACCTGGGCCGCCCCGACGACACCGCCGCCATGATCGACGCCGACGGCTGGCTGCACACCGGGGACGTCGGATACGTCGACGCCGACGGCTGGCTGTTCGTCGTGGACCGCGTCAAGGAACTGATCAAGTACAAGGGCTTCCAGGTGGCCCCCGCCGAACTGGAGGCCCTGCTCCTCACCCACCCGGGCATCGCCGACGCCGCCGTCATCGGCGTCTACAACGAGGACGGAAACGAGGTCCCGCGCGCGTACGTCGTCCGCCAGCGCACCGCGCCCGACCTCACCGAGAACGAGGTCATGATGCACGTCGCCGAACGCGTCGCCCCCTACAAACGCGTCCGCCAGGTCACCTTCATCGACGGTGTGCCCCGCGCCGCCTCCGGGAAGATACTGCGCCGCCAACTCCGGGAGGGCGCGTGA
- a CDS encoding enoyl-CoA hydratase family protein, protein MTLIGRTRARGVETLTLDSPANRNALSAALVGELADALADCGKDGDVRAIVLTHTGNTFCAGADLRDPPDPDALVGLLRQIVELPKPVVARVTGHVRAGGLGLLGACDIAVASGEATFAFTEVRIGAAPAVISLPLLPRTDPRALARHYLTGERFDAAEATRIGLITATGDDADDVLEPILDGLRRSAPQALAETKRLLTAKVLRTFDRDAAELTALSARMFASADAREGMTAFLERRDPPWVL, encoded by the coding sequence GTGACCCTGATCGGCCGCACACGCGCGCGGGGAGTCGAAACGCTCACCCTCGACTCCCCGGCCAACCGCAACGCCCTGTCGGCCGCGCTGGTCGGCGAACTCGCCGACGCGCTCGCCGACTGCGGCAAGGACGGCGACGTACGCGCGATCGTCCTCACCCACACCGGCAACACCTTCTGCGCCGGCGCCGACCTGCGCGACCCGCCCGACCCGGACGCCCTCGTCGGCCTGCTCCGGCAGATCGTCGAGCTGCCCAAGCCGGTCGTCGCCCGCGTCACCGGACACGTACGGGCGGGCGGCCTGGGCCTGCTGGGCGCCTGCGACATAGCGGTGGCGTCCGGCGAGGCCACCTTCGCGTTCACGGAGGTCCGCATCGGCGCCGCCCCCGCCGTCATCTCGCTGCCGCTGCTGCCGCGCACCGACCCGCGCGCCCTCGCCCGCCACTACCTCACCGGCGAACGCTTCGACGCCGCCGAGGCGACCCGGATCGGGCTGATCACCGCGACCGGCGACGACGCCGACGACGTACTCGAACCGATCCTGGACGGCCTGCGACGCTCCGCCCCGCAGGCCCTGGCCGAGACGAAACGGCTGCTCACGGCTAAAGTGCTGCGGACATTCGACCGGGACGCGGCGGAACTGACCGCCCTCTCGGCCCGGATGTTCGCCTCCGCCGACGCCCGCGAGGGCATGACGGCCTTCCTCGAACGACGGGATCCGCCATGGGTGCTGTGA
- a CDS encoding TetR/AcrR family transcriptional regulator, whose product MGAVNPVDTVTPVTAVDRVDRVPKQDRSRATRQRLLEAAVACLAEHGWAGSTVTVVAERAGVSRGAAQHHFPTREDLFTAAVEYVAEERSTALRALFPQGATDDRRAVVSALVDLYTGPLFRAALHLWVAASNEDQLRPRVTELEARVGRETHRIAVDLLNADESRPGVRETVQGLLDMARGLGLANLLTDDGQRRERVVTQWAELLDEALG is encoded by the coding sequence ATGGGTGCTGTGAACCCGGTCGACACGGTCACGCCGGTGACCGCCGTGGACCGTGTCGACCGCGTGCCCAAACAGGACCGCAGCCGGGCCACCCGGCAGCGGCTCCTCGAAGCCGCCGTGGCCTGCCTCGCCGAACACGGCTGGGCGGGCTCCACGGTCACCGTCGTCGCCGAACGCGCCGGCGTGTCCCGCGGCGCCGCCCAGCACCACTTCCCGACCCGCGAAGACCTGTTCACGGCCGCCGTGGAGTACGTCGCCGAGGAACGCTCCACCGCCCTGCGGGCCCTGTTCCCGCAGGGCGCGACAGACGACCGCAGAGCCGTCGTCTCGGCCCTCGTCGACCTCTACACCGGCCCCCTGTTCCGCGCCGCCCTCCACCTCTGGGTCGCCGCCTCCAACGAGGACCAGCTCCGCCCCCGCGTCACCGAACTGGAGGCCCGCGTCGGCCGCGAAACCCACCGCATAGCCGTCGACCTCCTCAACGCGGACGAGTCCCGACCAGGCGTACGCGAAACGGTCCAGGGCCTACTGGACATGGCCCGCGGCCTCGGCCTCGCCAACCTCCTCACCGACGACGGCCAGCGCCGCGAGCGGGTCGTGACCCAGTGGGCCGAGTTGCTGGACGAGGCGCTCGGCTGA
- the pdxH gene encoding pyridoxamine 5'-phosphate oxidase has protein sequence MTDEDAVPAAPDPAAMRKHYRAEGLSETELAATPVEQFARWFKQAATEGRLFEPNAMVVSTADAEGRPSSRTVLLKHFDDTGFVFYTNYDSRKARDLAENPYVSLLFPWYTMARQVIVTGVARRTGRDETAAYFRTRPHGSQLGAWASAQSSVIATRADLDASYAELAARYPEGEQVPVPPNWGGFRVAPQSVEFWQGRENRLHDRLRYVAEQDGGWRVERLSP, from the coding sequence GTGACCGACGAAGACGCCGTCCCCGCAGCGCCCGATCCCGCCGCGATGCGCAAGCACTACCGGGCGGAGGGACTCTCCGAGACCGAGCTGGCCGCGACCCCGGTCGAGCAGTTCGCACGCTGGTTCAAGCAGGCCGCGACGGAGGGCCGGCTGTTCGAGCCGAACGCCATGGTCGTCTCCACGGCCGACGCGGAGGGGCGGCCCAGCTCCCGTACGGTGCTGCTGAAGCACTTCGACGACACCGGCTTCGTCTTCTACACCAACTACGACTCCCGCAAGGCGCGCGATCTCGCGGAGAACCCGTACGTCTCGCTGCTGTTCCCCTGGTACACGATGGCCCGCCAGGTCATCGTCACGGGCGTGGCGCGGCGCACCGGCCGGGACGAGACCGCCGCGTACTTCCGCACCCGCCCGCACGGCTCCCAGCTCGGGGCCTGGGCGAGCGCACAGTCGTCGGTGATCGCCACGCGCGCCGACCTGGACGCCTCGTACGCCGAGCTGGCGGCCCGCTATCCGGAGGGCGAGCAGGTCCCGGTGCCGCCGAACTGGGGCGGTTTCCGGGTGGCGCCGCAGTCGGTGGAGTTCTGGCAGGGCCGGGAGAACCGCCTGCACGACCGTCTGCGGTACGTGGCGGAGCAGGACGGGGGCTGGCGGGTGGAGCGGCTGAGTCCGTGA